From the Acinetobacter wanghuae genome, one window contains:
- the pgeF gene encoding peptidoglycan editing factor PgeF, whose amino-acid sequence MQFVEGFPQGVYVGQTRVHHEQIQPSKQPELSGFNLALHVNDDAERVQQHRMALLNDFKPYGVDKITWMTQTHSTICHTINEQMTFAALIGDGLVTQRQKHALMMMTADCLPVVLVNVDGSEVANLHAGWRGLANGIIENTIAEMQTQPVFAWLGAAISQDCFEIGEEVKAAFCSKYPELDCAFKAGEKQGKHYADLYAIARYILKQHGVTTVFGGDQCSFTQQDEYFSYRREAKTGRMATFVFMA is encoded by the coding sequence ATGCAATTTGTAGAGGGTTTTCCGCAAGGTGTTTATGTGGGGCAAACCCGGGTTCATCATGAACAGATACAACCATCGAAGCAGCCTGAACTGAGTGGCTTTAATTTGGCATTGCATGTCAATGATGATGCCGAACGTGTGCAACAGCACCGTATGGCATTACTCAACGACTTTAAACCTTATGGTGTTGATAAAATCACGTGGATGACCCAAACCCACAGCACCATTTGCCATACCATTAATGAGCAAATGACCTTTGCTGCATTGATCGGTGATGGTTTGGTCACGCAGCGCCAAAAGCATGCCTTAATGATGATGACCGCAGATTGTTTACCTGTGGTTTTGGTCAATGTGGACGGCAGTGAAGTCGCAAATTTGCACGCAGGTTGGCGAGGACTTGCCAACGGGATCATTGAAAACACTATTGCCGAAATGCAAACACAGCCTGTATTTGCATGGCTTGGTGCTGCTATTAGTCAAGATTGTTTTGAGATTGGAGAGGAAGTCAAAGCGGCTTTCTGCTCGAAGTATCCTGAACTTGATTGTGCTTTTAAAGCAGGCGAGAAGCAGGGCAAGCATTATGCTGACCTGTATGCGATTGCGCGTTATATCTTGAAGCAGCATGGCGTAACCACTGTATTCGGTGGAGATCAGTGTTCATTTACCCAACAAGATGAATATTTTTCTTACCGTCGTGAAGCCAAAACAGGGCGGATGGCAACATTCGTGTTTATGGCTTGA
- the rluD gene encoding 23S rRNA pseudouridine(1911/1915/1917) synthase RluD, whose translation MSQSQSSNSNIPETDFNLLEDSEDADNHTSGTTATRLSLQFQVDESYLGQRIDQVAAIVWNDFSREKLKQWIKEGNLLVDGQPVKPKYKCEGLEILTLNVELEAQTRSLPEDIPLNIVYEDDDIIVVNKPVGMVVHPGAGNSSGTLVNALLHHYPKSVELARAGLVHRIDKDTSGLLVVAKNLESQFSLSRQLEKKSVYRLYDLVVYGNIIAGGTIDEPIKRHPVDRVKMTVLPGGKDAITHYNVKERFQHFTRIQARLETGRTHQIRVHFSYLGYGLIGDPVYMPRVRMPAGASQLLDDTLRNFKRQALHATTLGLKHPRTKEEMTFHAPWPEDFANLVEVLRTENKAY comes from the coding sequence ATGAGTCAATCACAATCTTCCAATTCTAATATCCCTGAAACTGATTTCAATTTACTTGAAGATTCTGAGGATGCAGATAACCATACTTCAGGCACAACTGCAACCCGTTTATCGTTGCAATTTCAAGTGGATGAAAGTTATCTCGGGCAGCGTATCGACCAAGTTGCAGCCATCGTATGGAATGATTTTTCACGCGAAAAGCTAAAACAATGGATCAAAGAAGGCAATTTATTGGTTGATGGTCAACCGGTAAAACCAAAATATAAATGTGAAGGTTTAGAAATATTAACCCTAAATGTTGAGCTTGAAGCACAAACACGTAGTCTTCCTGAAGACATTCCGTTAAATATTGTGTATGAAGATGACGATATTATTGTCGTGAATAAACCTGTTGGTATGGTTGTCCATCCGGGTGCAGGTAATAGTTCAGGGACATTGGTGAATGCGTTATTGCATCATTATCCAAAGTCAGTTGAGCTTGCGCGTGCAGGTTTGGTGCATCGTATTGATAAAGACACCTCGGGCTTATTAGTGGTTGCCAAAAATCTTGAATCGCAATTTTCTTTAAGCCGTCAGCTTGAGAAAAAATCGGTATATCGTCTGTATGACTTGGTTGTTTACGGCAATATCATTGCGGGTGGTACGATTGATGAACCGATCAAACGTCATCCGGTCGATCGCGTAAAAATGACGGTGCTTCCAGGCGGTAAAGATGCGATTACGCATTACAACGTCAAGGAGCGTTTCCAACATTTCACCCGTATTCAAGCGCGCCTTGAAACTGGTCGTACCCATCAAATTCGTGTGCATTTTAGCTATTTAGGTTACGGCTTAATTGGTGACCCTGTGTATATGCCACGTGTACGTATGCCTGCTGGCGCATCACAATTGCTCGATGACACCTTGCGTAACTTTAAGCGTCAAGCATTGCATGCAACGACTTTGGGTTTGAAACACCCACGAACCAAAGAAGAAATGACCTTCCACGCGCCATGGCCAGAAGACTTTGCTAATTTGGTTGAAGTGCTGCGTACTGAAAACAAAGCGTACTAA
- a CDS encoding outer membrane protein assembly factor BamD yields MSLPHYKMTMLALTLGVASAMVGCSSNPKKEVVDKGPQSSEQVYIQKAQKALERNQYSDAAQQLQALETYFPTSQYAQQAQLELLYVKYQQKDFEGAIALADRFIRLNPQHPHVDYAYYVRGVANMEQNYNGLLRYTSLKQSHRDVSYIKLAYQNFVDFIRRFPSSEYAVDAAQRMKFIGQELAEHEMNAARFNIKRKAYLAAVERSQWVIEHYPQAPQTPEALATIAYGYDKLGDKTTAQQYVDILKLNYPNLVKADGTVNFRAARSEGSFFNRATLGILGSGAKTVAEDDSTSTNPETEKRSFTNRVTFGLLDRPKSAE; encoded by the coding sequence ATGTCGCTACCACATTATAAGATGACAATGCTTGCGCTGACCCTTGGCGTAGCATCGGCAATGGTAGGCTGTAGCAGTAATCCAAAAAAAGAAGTTGTAGATAAAGGTCCGCAATCTAGCGAACAAGTTTATATCCAAAAAGCACAAAAAGCGCTAGAACGAAACCAGTATTCAGATGCTGCGCAACAATTACAAGCATTAGAAACTTATTTCCCAACCAGTCAATATGCGCAACAAGCGCAGCTTGAATTGCTTTATGTGAAATACCAACAAAAAGATTTTGAAGGTGCAATTGCCCTTGCAGATCGTTTTATTCGTCTAAACCCACAACATCCACATGTAGATTATGCCTATTACGTGCGTGGGGTCGCGAATATGGAGCAGAACTATAATGGTTTACTGCGTTATACCTCGCTTAAACAGTCTCATCGCGATGTAAGCTATATTAAATTGGCGTATCAAAACTTTGTCGATTTCATTCGCCGCTTCCCATCAAGCGAATATGCGGTAGATGCTGCACAGCGTATGAAGTTCATCGGTCAAGAGTTGGCTGAGCATGAAATGAATGCGGCACGTTTTAATATTAAACGTAAAGCATATTTGGCTGCGGTTGAACGCTCGCAGTGGGTCATTGAACATTATCCTCAAGCGCCACAAACACCAGAAGCTTTAGCAACCATTGCTTATGGTTATGACAAGCTTGGTGATAAAACCACTGCGCAACAATATGTGGATATTTTAAAGCTGAACTATCCAAATCTTGTGAAAGCAGATGGCACAGTGAATTTCCGTGCAGCGCGTAGTGAAGGCAGCTTCTTTAACCGTGCAACGCTGGGTATTTTGGGTTCAGGTGCAAAAACTGTCGCTGAAGATGATTCAACCTCGACAAATCCTGAAACCGAGAAGCGTAGCTTCACCAATCGTGTGACTTTTGGTTTACTCGATCGACCAAAATCGGCTGAATAA
- a CDS encoding DNA primase — protein MAIPQHTIDQILDRTDIVDVIGQFVKLKKTGRTYSGCCPFHQEKSPSFHVYRDKQYFHCFGCQANGNAIRFLMDIGSRNFVEVMKDLSSQTGVELPKDNTDSNKLKYKRETAKPKVVAAPKPQNNQTAPNNVKNLEHIPNDTAQVEHFDPFAEFQASEQDFSNDPFASFEQMPMSDVQQDGNLYDLLENIAQFYERQLPKSQSAQQYFKQRGLTAETIAYWRLGFAPEDWQHLEKAFPQDIEGLKLLGLIRTSDNGREFDLLRDRVIFPIRDSKGRVVGFGGRALNDEIKPKYINSPDSEVFHKNQLLYGLYEGRKEKAQDWLMVEGYMDVIALQQYGLHGAVATLGTASNTDHISILFKQNNRITIAFDGDAAGQKAARRTLEIALPLLNDGRELKFFVLPNDHDPDSLIRREGIENFRRLLEQAPLMSDFIFAYLTRNQDVSTPEGKSQVMGELKNLTELLPKHGSFRYLLQQFFREKLGFNRKWQPQVNNDASLSFSTKIDAEEYVIAILLNHPYLYIHFEPLRALIAEDQLLFKILNILNVIFEDLPDDPELSIYYVLGACANYHHELHNILLHANVSDYTSSPEQADKLAADLSTKLQLQSLKHKIKSKQFKSIAEMKNLKLQIYEIDKKRSMTLIEE, from the coding sequence ATGGCCATTCCTCAACATACGATTGATCAAATTCTCGATCGCACCGATATTGTCGATGTGATTGGTCAATTCGTGAAATTAAAAAAGACCGGTCGCACTTATTCGGGCTGCTGCCCTTTTCATCAAGAAAAATCGCCTTCTTTTCACGTTTATCGTGATAAACAATATTTTCACTGTTTTGGTTGTCAAGCCAATGGGAATGCCATTCGTTTTTTAATGGATATTGGCAGTCGTAATTTCGTCGAAGTGATGAAAGATTTATCGAGCCAGACGGGCGTTGAACTCCCAAAAGACAATACAGACTCGAATAAACTCAAATACAAACGTGAAACAGCCAAACCTAAAGTTGTTGCCGCGCCAAAACCACAAAATAATCAAACGGCACCCAATAACGTCAAGAATCTTGAACACATCCCAAATGATACAGCTCAAGTTGAACATTTCGATCCTTTTGCTGAGTTTCAAGCGAGCGAACAAGATTTCTCAAATGATCCGTTTGCATCATTTGAACAGATGCCTATGTCCGATGTGCAACAAGACGGTAACTTATACGATCTGCTTGAAAATATCGCACAGTTCTATGAGCGCCAACTGCCTAAAAGTCAAAGTGCGCAGCAGTATTTTAAACAACGTGGTCTCACTGCGGAAACCATTGCCTATTGGCGTTTGGGCTTTGCCCCTGAAGATTGGCAACATTTAGAAAAAGCCTTCCCGCAAGATATTGAAGGCTTAAAACTGCTAGGACTCATTCGTACCAGTGACAATGGGCGCGAATTTGATTTATTGCGGGATCGGGTGATTTTCCCCATTCGTGATAGCAAAGGTCGCGTGGTCGGCTTTGGTGGTCGTGCGCTGAATGACGAAATCAAACCGAAATACATCAATTCGCCTGACTCTGAAGTGTTCCATAAAAACCAATTACTCTATGGTTTATATGAAGGACGCAAAGAAAAAGCCCAAGATTGGCTGATGGTTGAAGGTTATATGGATGTCATTGCGTTACAGCAATATGGCCTTCATGGTGCTGTGGCAACCTTGGGTACAGCCAGCAACACTGACCATATCAGTATCTTATTCAAACAAAATAACCGGATTACCATTGCCTTTGATGGCGATGCAGCGGGTCAAAAAGCGGCACGGCGCACGCTAGAAATTGCGTTACCGCTGCTCAATGATGGTCGTGAGCTGAAATTTTTTGTTTTACCGAATGATCACGATCCGGATTCCCTCATTCGTCGTGAAGGGATTGAAAACTTTAGACGTTTGCTTGAGCAAGCACCGCTCATGTCAGATTTTATTTTCGCTTATTTGACCCGCAATCAGGATGTCTCCACTCCTGAAGGTAAAAGTCAGGTGATGGGCGAACTCAAAAACCTAACTGAATTATTGCCCAAACACGGTTCGTTCCGTTATTTGTTGCAGCAATTTTTCCGTGAAAAGCTTGGCTTTAATCGCAAATGGCAACCGCAAGTTAACAATGATGCATCCTTAAGCTTTAGCACCAAAATTGATGCTGAAGAATATGTGATCGCGATTTTACTCAATCATCCGTATTTATATATTCACTTTGAGCCGCTCCGTGCGCTGATTGCAGAAGATCAATTGCTGTTTAAAATTTTAAATATTTTGAATGTGATCTTTGAAGATTTACCCGATGATCCTGAGCTTTCTATTTATTATGTATTAGGCGCATGTGCGAATTATCATCATGAATTGCATAACATTTTATTGCATGCCAATGTCAGTGATTATACCTCATCACCCGAGCAAGCAGACAAACTTGCCGCCGATTTATCAACCAAGTTACAGCTGCAATCTTTAAAACATAAAATTAAATCAAAACAATTCAAAAGCATTGCAGAGATGAAAAATCTCAAATTACAAATTTATGAAATTGATAAGAAGCGTTCTATGACGCTAATTGAAGAATAA
- the hemA gene encoding glutamyl-tRNA reductase — MSFFALGVNHQTASVELREQVAFNPEKLSALLLEQSQHPELNDLVVVSTCNRTEVYAMSNNIDMVLDWLAKKNGIDVKQLQNHVYRYENAEAVTHLMRVASGLDSLMLGEPQILGQVKTALSLAKDAQTVSQNLNRIFEYAFYAAKRVRSETAVGSHAVSMGYAVAQLAIQVFSHPAKLTIMVVAAGEMNSLVAKHLAEMGVGKIIICNRTRSRAEKLAQEIAHRVDVEIIEFSELAANLHRADVISSCTGSLHQVIAFADVKAALKKRRYKQILLVDLAVPRDIDAKVESLDGVYLYGVDDLQSVIDENLAQRRQAAVEAEVMVSQLVNELMTQQKVNQAGATIHAYRDHGEQLRQEELAHALARIQQGENAEQVMTEFSHRLTQKLLHPTSILLREAAKQEDPSLFDMLQDNLKDVVQKRRKPKH; from the coding sequence ATGTCTTTCTTTGCATTGGGTGTCAACCATCAAACCGCCTCTGTAGAGCTGCGCGAACAAGTGGCGTTTAACCCTGAAAAGTTAAGTGCTTTATTGCTTGAGCAAAGCCAACACCCCGAGCTGAACGATCTCGTGGTGGTGTCTACATGTAATCGGACCGAAGTTTACGCGATGTCGAACAATATCGACATGGTGCTAGATTGGCTCGCCAAAAAAAACGGCATTGATGTCAAACAATTACAAAATCATGTCTATCGTTATGAAAATGCAGAAGCGGTCACACACTTAATGCGTGTTGCAAGTGGTCTTGATTCTTTAATGCTCGGTGAACCGCAGATTTTAGGTCAAGTTAAAACTGCGTTATCACTTGCAAAAGACGCGCAAACCGTTTCACAAAATCTCAATCGTATCTTTGAATATGCCTTTTACGCGGCAAAACGCGTTCGTTCGGAAACCGCAGTAGGCAGTCATGCCGTGTCGATGGGCTACGCTGTGGCACAGCTCGCGATTCAAGTTTTTAGTCATCCTGCCAAGTTGACCATTATGGTGGTCGCAGCAGGGGAAATGAACAGTCTTGTGGCAAAACACTTGGCGGAAATGGGCGTCGGTAAAATCATTATTTGTAACCGTACCCGTAGCCGTGCTGAAAAGTTAGCCCAAGAAATTGCCCATCGGGTTGATGTAGAGATTATCGAATTTTCTGAACTTGCAGCAAATTTACATCGTGCCGATGTGATTTCAAGTTGTACGGGGAGTTTGCATCAAGTCATCGCTTTTGCGGATGTTAAAGCGGCACTGAAAAAACGTCGTTATAAACAAATTTTGCTCGTAGATTTGGCGGTTCCGCGTGATATTGACGCTAAAGTAGAAAGCTTAGATGGCGTGTATTTGTATGGGGTTGATGACCTGCAGAGTGTGATTGATGAAAATCTTGCGCAGCGTCGTCAAGCAGCCGTTGAAGCCGAAGTGATGGTAAGTCAGCTGGTCAATGAACTGATGACTCAGCAAAAAGTGAATCAAGCGGGTGCAACGATTCATGCTTATCGTGATCATGGTGAGCAGTTGCGTCAAGAAGAATTGGCACATGCTTTAGCGCGTATTCAGCAGGGTGAAAACGCTGAACAGGTGATGACTGAATTTTCGCATCGTTTGACGCAAAAATTATTGCATCCAACTTCTATTTTATTACGTGAAGCCGCGAAGCAAGAAGATCCAAGCCTGTTTGATATGCTGCAAGACAACTTAAAAGATGTGGTACAAAAACGTCGTAAACCTAAGCATTAA
- a CDS encoding tetratricopeptide repeat protein, which translates to MNSTTIKQYSTTILLVGSMASTAQIQAAEAVYHANQNYEAIKQSMIAEFALSAHDIPTALHNYTVLAIKSNSTAVKQRALNVALEHEELRAALDISTHWVVQEPEDVPALFYLAHIALKAHEYELAAETLDKILKIDDSANLEEILVGISPDNTEDREYLIQALSTSKTKDNPSILVLIAGLEAQNAQLEQALETINRALKKRPKTTGYILMKANLLSGLGDENATLAWYDKASRKNRNNLDIRLAEAKYLIKLNQSTRALQKLEDIIKKWPTNEEALFIAGLTSIDLEEYEKAEKYLVELRYSMQYQNEAYYYLAVNAERKQHFETAKAYYRLVDGSLYTVSRRNMISIFSEQDKLNDALRFLTQERVNYPQHASFLYQAQSDILKRMNNKKAALRLLDEAIQNVPDDPELIYAQVLLLDPYEDRDLLDQRLKSLLRIEPNSPTYLNAYAYTLAMQNRRLDEARGYVEMALELAPEQASILDTLGYICYLQNDYATSASVLEKAYTLSPNVKIGVRYARSLYMNGDLQRFNTVLKQLQQNHENDPELNQLYSLLLVPPFQTS; encoded by the coding sequence ATGAACAGCACTACAATTAAGCAATATTCTACCACAATCTTACTTGTCGGTAGCATGGCTTCGACTGCCCAAATTCAGGCAGCGGAAGCAGTTTACCACGCAAATCAAAATTATGAAGCGATTAAACAAAGCATGATTGCTGAGTTTGCCCTTTCTGCTCATGATATTCCAACCGCTTTACATAATTATACCGTGCTCGCCATCAAGAGTAATTCTACTGCCGTCAAGCAACGTGCCTTAAATGTAGCGCTTGAACACGAGGAACTACGAGCCGCATTAGATATTTCTACCCATTGGGTCGTACAAGAGCCCGAAGATGTTCCTGCGCTCTTTTATTTGGCGCATATTGCCCTAAAAGCACATGAATATGAATTGGCTGCTGAAACTTTAGATAAAATTTTAAAAATAGATGACAGTGCCAATTTAGAAGAAATTTTGGTCGGGATCTCGCCTGATAATACAGAAGATCGTGAATATCTCATTCAGGCACTCAGCACCAGTAAAACCAAAGATAATCCGTCTATTTTGGTTTTAATTGCAGGGCTTGAAGCGCAGAACGCACAGCTTGAACAAGCTCTTGAAACCATTAATCGTGCTTTAAAAAAACGTCCAAAAACGACCGGCTATATCCTGATGAAAGCCAATTTACTCAGTGGTCTAGGCGATGAAAACGCAACATTGGCGTGGTATGACAAAGCCAGTCGTAAAAACCGCAATAATTTGGATATCCGTTTAGCAGAAGCCAAATACTTAATCAAACTGAACCAATCCACACGTGCGTTGCAAAAGCTTGAAGATATTATTAAAAAATGGCCAACCAATGAAGAAGCCTTATTTATTGCTGGTTTGACCAGTATTGACTTAGAAGAATATGAAAAGGCTGAAAAATACTTAGTGGAACTACGCTATTCCATGCAATATCAAAATGAAGCCTATTACTATTTAGCCGTGAATGCCGAACGCAAACAGCATTTTGAAACAGCTAAAGCTTACTATCGCTTGGTCGATGGCAGTCTTTATACCGTTTCACGTCGCAATATGATTTCGATTTTTAGCGAACAAGACAAACTCAATGATGCCTTACGTTTTTTGACTCAAGAACGCGTCAATTATCCACAGCATGCCAGTTTCTTATATCAGGCACAGTCCGATATTCTAAAACGCATGAACAATAAAAAAGCAGCGCTACGTTTACTCGATGAAGCCATTCAAAATGTGCCTGATGATCCCGAACTGATCTACGCACAAGTCTTATTGCTTGACCCTTATGAAGATCGTGACCTGCTGGATCAGCGCCTAAAGTCTTTATTACGCATTGAACCGAATAGCCCAACCTACCTCAATGCTTATGCCTATACATTAGCGATGCAAAATCGTCGCTTAGATGAAGCACGCGGTTATGTGGAAATGGCTTTAGAACTTGCACCAGAGCAAGCCTCTATTTTAGATACTTTGGGTTATATTTGTTATTTGCAAAATGACTACGCAACCTCTGCGAGCGTCTTAGAAAAAGCCTATACACTCAGCCCCAATGTTAAAATTGGGGTGCGCTATGCACGTTCTTTGTATATGAATGGCGATTTGCAGCGCTTTAATACGGTGTTAAAACAATTACAACAAAATCATGAAAATGATCCTGAATTAAATCAGCTTTATTCGTTATTGTTAGTGCCACCTTTCCAAACGAGCTAA
- the lolB gene encoding lipoprotein insertase outer membrane protein LolB — protein sequence MLKLNSMTCVLLASSILSLTGCQQVIKPESNVTTPTLEAPDQHTQADRQFQLQGKIGVKTAQQSGSAFFTWLQDQDQFDIELTGILGIGKTQISGQPGNVTLNSAKTGLIEASTPEELLQRATGWQAPITHLVDWVQARPATNSAQVQKDANNRISQMIEDGWTVDLSYNAQAQLPNRLILKQRLDNGGENRITMVIQDR from the coding sequence ATGTTAAAACTCAATTCTATGACATGCGTTCTATTGGCATCGAGTATTTTAAGTTTGACAGGCTGTCAGCAGGTCATCAAACCTGAATCAAATGTCACCACACCGACACTTGAAGCGCCTGATCAACATACGCAAGCTGATCGTCAATTTCAGCTACAAGGTAAAATTGGGGTAAAAACAGCTCAACAAAGCGGCAGTGCCTTTTTTACTTGGCTACAAGACCAAGACCAGTTTGATATCGAGCTCACCGGAATTTTAGGCATTGGTAAAACGCAAATTTCCGGACAACCTGGTAATGTCACACTAAATAGCGCTAAAACTGGCTTAATTGAAGCATCCACACCTGAAGAATTACTGCAACGTGCGACTGGTTGGCAAGCGCCAATCACACACCTTGTTGATTGGGTTCAGGCACGTCCCGCGACCAATAGCGCACAGGTACAAAAGGATGCCAACAATCGTATCAGCCAAATGATTGAAGATGGTTGGACAGTAGACTTAAGCTATAACGCACAAGCACAGCTACCGAATCGTTTGATTTTAAAACAGCGCTTAGACAATGGCGGTGAAAACCGTATTACAATGGTCATTCAAGACCGTTAA
- the ispE gene encoding 4-(cytidine 5'-diphospho)-2-C-methyl-D-erythritol kinase: protein MIRAPSPSKLNLFLHITGRRDNGYHELQSIFQLIDLCDWLEFEQTERLDIQIEGLESVNLENNLIYRATQILKPYAQAQSGLNIRLEKNIPMGAGLGGGSSNAATTLIVVNQLWQCGLNTAQLADLAVQLGADVPIFVHGKNAWAEGIGEHLTFIDLDQKQFIVLKPDCFISTQLLFSQKTLTRDTKPTKFCAYQETPSDFRNNFEPLARSLYPEVDEAMQYLDQFGVAKLTGTGACVFIEVTANMNIKDILTNSPCTSYLVNSLKESPLVQFEVR from the coding sequence ATGATTCGTGCGCCCTCACCTTCAAAACTCAACTTGTTTTTACATATCACTGGTCGTCGTGACAATGGCTATCATGAATTGCAAAGTATTTTTCAGCTGATTGATTTATGTGATTGGCTTGAGTTTGAGCAAACAGAACGATTAGACATTCAGATCGAAGGTCTTGAATCGGTGAATTTAGAAAACAATCTGATTTATCGCGCGACTCAAATCTTAAAACCTTATGCGCAAGCTCAATCAGGTTTAAATATTCGCCTTGAAAAGAATATTCCGATGGGTGCAGGATTGGGCGGTGGTTCATCCAATGCGGCAACAACCCTGATTGTGGTGAATCAATTGTGGCAATGTGGATTAAATACTGCGCAACTAGCAGATTTAGCCGTGCAGTTGGGCGCAGATGTACCGATTTTTGTGCATGGTAAAAATGCATGGGCAGAAGGTATTGGTGAACACTTAACATTCATAGACTTAGATCAAAAACAATTCATTGTGCTTAAACCTGACTGTTTTATCAGCACTCAATTGCTTTTTTCACAAAAAACGTTGACAAGAGACACGAAGCCTACTAAATTTTGCGCCTATCAGGAAACGCCATCTGATTTTAGAAATAACTTTGAGCCATTGGCACGAAGCTTATATCCTGAAGTTGATGAAGCGATGCAATATTTAGATCAGTTCGGTGTTGCAAAACTTACAGGTACAGGTGCTTGTGTGTTTATTGAAGTAACAGCAAATATGAATATTAAAGATATTCTGACAAATTCGCCTTGTACCAGTTACTTGGTCAACAGTTTGAAAGAATCACCTTTGGTTCAGTTTGAGGTTCGTTAG